From the Theobroma cacao cultivar B97-61/B2 chromosome 2, Criollo_cocoa_genome_V2, whole genome shotgun sequence genome, one window contains:
- the LOC18608779 gene encoding NAC domain-containing protein 73: MTWCNDCSNVQTIERSSPPSSHKTVIAERHKDCLVRTCPSCGHQIKCREQAGIHDLPGLPAGVKFDPTDQELLEHLEGKVRSDARKLHPLIDEFIPTIEGENGICYTHPEKLPGVSKDGLVRHFFHRPSKAYTTGTRKRRKVHTDTEGGETRWHKTGKTRPVFISGKVKGYKKILVLYTNYGKQRKPEKTNWVMHQYHLGNNEEEKDGELVVSKVFYQTQPRQCGSVKDSLPSKLKVQSGHEGPHHLKNNGLVELYNPSFISFDQGGQTRGNPSQLLPHFAVHDGSFIP; the protein is encoded by the exons ATGACTTGGTGCAATGACTGCAGCAATGTGCAAACGATTGAGAGAAGCTCTCCTCCATCTTCTCATAAAACTGTTATTGCTGAAAGGCACAAAGATTGCCTAGTTAGAACCTGTCCCTCATGTGGTCATCAGATCAAATGCCGAGAGCAG GCGGGAATTCATGATTTGCCTGGGTTGCCTGCTGGAGTGAAGTTTGATCCAACAGATCAAGAGCTTCTTGAACATTTGGAAGGGAAGGTGCGGTCTGATGCTCGTAAACTTCATCCTCTAATAGATGAATTTATCCCTACTATTGAAGGAGAGAACGGAATTTGCTATACTCATCCAGAGAAGTTACCAG GAGTTAGCAAAGATGGCCTAGTTCGCCACTTCTTTCACCGACCCTCCAAGGCATACACTACGGGAactagaaaaagaagaaaggttCACACTGACACGGAAGGCGGCGAGACCCGGTGGCACAAGACAGGCAAGACCAGGCCAGTTTTTATTAGTGGAAAAGTTAAGGGTTACAAAAAGATACTGGTGCTTTACACCAACTAcgggaagcaaaggaaaccCGAGAAAACGAATTGGGTGATGCACCAGTACCACCTTGGCAACaatgaagaagagaaagatggTGAGCTAGTAGTTTCAAAAGTTTTCTACCAAACACAGCCTAGACAATGTGGCTCGGTAAAGGACTCCCTGCCCTCAAAATTAAAGGTGCAGAGTGGACACGAGGGTCCTCATCACCTTAAGAATAATGGGCTTGTTGAGTTGTATAATCCTTCTTTCATTTCCTTTGATCAAGGTGGCCAAACCAGAGGCAACCCTAGCCAGCTACTTCCCCATTTTGCAGTCCATGATGGGTCTTTCATTCCTTGA